A genomic stretch from Nerophis ophidion isolate RoL-2023_Sa linkage group LG14, RoL_Noph_v1.0, whole genome shotgun sequence includes:
- the vangl2 gene encoding vang-like protein 2, which translates to MDNESQYSGYSYKSSHSRSSRKHRERRDRHRSKSRDGSSRGDKSVTIQTPGEPLLDAESTRGEDRDDNWGETTTVVTGTSEHSISNEDLTRVTKDLEESTPLECKRFVGPALGGLLSFFALVTPLAFLILPQVLWRDALEPCGTPCEGLYVSLAFKLLVLLISSWALFLRPPRATLPRFFVFRCLLMVLVFLFVASYWLFYGVRVLEPRERDYRGIVEYAASLVDALLFIQYLALVLLEVRHLQPAFCLKVVRSTDGASRFYNVGHLSIQRAAVWVLDHYYNDFPVYNPALVNLPKSILSKKMTGFKVYSLDENPTNNSTGQSRAMIAAAARRRDNSHNEFYYEEAEMDRRIRKRKARLVVAVEEAFTHIKRLHEEEVASSPKHPREVMDPREAAQAIFAPMARAMQKYLRTTRQQAFHSMESILTHLQFCITHNMAPKAFLERYLSPGPTMQYQQHNGRGRQWTLVSEEPVTSALRQGLVFSLRRMDFSLVVTVTPLPFLRLSEEFIDPKSHKFVMRLQSETSV; encoded by the exons ATGGATAACGAGTCGCAGTACTCGGGATACTCGTACAAGTCGTCGCACTCGCGCAGCTCTCGCAAACACAG GGAACGGAGAGACCGCCATCGTTCCAAAAGCAGAGACGGGAGCAGCCGCGGAGACAAATCAGTGACCATCCAGACGCCTGGAGAGCCGCTACTCGATGCAGAGTCGACCCGCGGAGAAGACAGG GATGACAACTGGGGTGAGACCACCACGGTGGTCACGGGGACGTCAGAGCACAGCATTTCCAATGAAGACCTAACCCGCGTCACCAAAGACTTAGAGGAGTCGACCCCTCTGGAATGCAAGCGCTTCGTGGGTCCGGCGCTAGGCGGCCTCTTGAGCTTCTTCGCCCTCGTCACGCCGTTGGCCTTCCTCATTCTGCCACAGGTGCTGTGGCGTGACGCTTTGGAGCCGTGCGGCACGCCTTGTGAGGGCCTTTACGTGTCTCTGGCTTTCAAACTCCTTGTCCTGCTCATCTCCTCCTGGGCCCTTTTCCTGCGGCCGCCTCGTGCCACCCTGCCACGTTTTTTTGTCTTCCGCTGCCTGTTGATGGTGCTGGTATTTCTCTTCGTGGCGTCCTACTGGCTCTTCTACGGCGTGCGTGTGCTGGAGCCCCGCGAGCGTGACTACAGGGGCATCGTGGAATATGCAGCCTCGCTGGTGGACGCCCTGCTCTTCATCCAGTACTTGGCGCTGGTGCTGCTGGAGGTCCGACACCTGCAGCCCGCTTTTTGCCTGAAGGTGGTGCGCAGCACTGATGGAGCCAGCCGCTTCTACAACGTGGGTCACCTCAG TATTCAGCGGGCGGCCGTCTGGGTCTTGGACCATTACTACAACGATTTTCCTGTCTACAACCCAGCCCTCGTCAACCTGCCCAAGTCCATTCTGTCCAAGAAGATGACTGGCTTCAAAGTTTATTCTCTGGATG AAAACCCCACCAATAACTCCACGGGCCAATCACGGGCTATGATCGCCGCCGCTGCCAGGAGGCGAGACAACTCCCACAACGAGTTTTATTACGAGGAGGCTGAAATGGACCGGAGGATCCGCAAACGCAAAGCCAG GTTGGTGGTGGCGGTAGAAGAGGCCTTCACGCACATCAAGCGTCTCCATGAGGAGGAGGTGGCCTCCTCCCCCAAGCACCCCCGCGAAGTGATGGACCCCCGGGAGGCGGCGCAAGCCATCTTTGCCCCAATGGCGCGGGCCATGCAGAAGTACCTGAGGACCACACGCCAGCAGGCCTTTCACAGCATGGAGAGCATCCTCACTCACCTGCAGTTCTGCATCACGCACAACATGGCACCCAAG GCTTTCCTGGAGCGTTACCTCAGCCCGGGGCCCACCATGCAGTACCAGCAGCACAACGGCAGGGGGCGGCAGTGGACCCTGGTGAGCGAGGAGCCGGTGACCTCCGCCCTGCGCCAAGGTCTCGTCTTTTCCCTGCGGCGGATGGACTTTTCACTGGTGGTCACGGTCACGCCCCTCCCCTTCCTGCGCCTCAGCGAGGAGTTCATCGACCCCAAGAGCCACAAGTTTGTCATGCGGCTGCAGTCCGAGACGTCCGTGTGA